In Methanolacinia paynteri, the DNA window GCGGCATAATTGCGACAGGAATCGCCAATATCGCATCCGGTCTTTTCGGGGTGATAGGCGGGGTCAATTATTCGATAAGTGCCGGGATGATACTTGAAACACGCTGCGCATCCAAATGGACACTTTTACCGGCAGCCATTATAATGGCCGCGATCGCCTTTCTGCCTGACCTGGTAGCCCTCATGACTCTGGTTCCTCCCGTAATCATAGGAGCCGTCTTAATCTATGTTCTGGCAGCCCAGTTTTCGGCCGCGTTGTATGTTTTCTTCAAAGAGACTGCGGGCAGGGAATTTGAATATGAGTCCGGAATTATAGTAGGCCTGCCTGTAATCATCGGCACCATGATATCGTTCATCCCTTCGGAGACTGCGGAGGCGTTCCCGCCACTGGTCAGGCCGGT includes these proteins:
- a CDS encoding purine/pyrimidine permease, with translation MICYLAVIVNDIGSIRSIAEVIEERSMRGRYKRGIIATGIANIASGLFGVIGGVNYSISAGMILETRCASKWTLLPAAIIMAAIAFLPDLVALMTLVPPVIIGAVLIYVLAAQFSAALYVFFKETAGREFEYESGIIVGLPVIIGTMISFIPSETAEAFPPLVRPVIANGFVMGVIVVILLEHVIFRKKKEPVS